A segment of the Thermodesulfobacteriota bacterium genome:
CGAGGCCAAGAACCCAGCCAATGTCCTGGGCTACCGGCCCTGCGTCGGCATGGTGGGCGGCTGGATCTTCTTCCGGGGCCAGACCGACGGCTCCTTCTCCCGGACCAACGTCCGCCTAGCCACCCCGGACGATAGCCAGTGGCAGTGGCTCATGAACGAGCTGCCCGGCTATCTGGCGGCCATCGGCCGGCCGGAGCTTCTAGCCTCTCTGAGCGTCCGCTCCGAGTGGCAGATGCTCATCGCCATTTTGCCCCACGAGCGGGCGCTCTATTTCAGCGGCCCCATGCCCATGGCCGCCTTCCGGACCAGGATCTGGGAGCCGGCCTTTGGCGGCGATCCGTTGCGGGATCTGGCGCCGGGCCTGGACCGCAGCCCGATCGGCACCATCGAGACCGGGGAGCTGAGGCGCCGGCGGCCGTTCTGGGCCAACTCCGCCCTGGCGGCGCCCTGCACCTTCTACTGCCCGGTGCATATCCCCACCATCGACCGGCTGCGGCTGATGCGGGAAGGCAAGACCGAGGAGGCCTACCAGCTGGTCCTGCAGCACACCCCGCTGCCGGCCTCGGTGTGCGGTGCCATCTGCCCCAACCTCTGCGTCCAGAACTGCTCCCGCACCGCGGTCGACCGGGGCATCGATGTGGCCATGCTGGGCCGGGCGGTGAAGGACAGCCGGCCCCCGGCCTGCCTGCCGGCCACCGGCCAGCGGGTGGCGATCATCGGCGGCGGCCCGGCGGGGATGAGCGCTGCCTGGCACCTGGCCCAGGCGGGCATCACCGCCCACATCTTCGAGCGGGACCAGCAGCTGGGGGGCAAGCTCGCCCAGGTCATCCCCTGGGAGCGCCTGTCCAAGGCGGTCTGGGAGGCGGAGATCGCCCGCTTCCTCACCATGCCCAACATCGAGGTCTCCTTCGGGGTCAGCATGACCCGGGAAGGCCTGGAAGAGCTCAAACGCGACTACGCCTTCGTGATCATCGCGGTGGGCGCCCACGAGCCGCGCCGGATCCCCTTCCCGGGCTCGGAGCGGGTGATCACCGCCCTCGATTTCCTGAAGAGCGCCAAGAGCGAGCAACCCATGGCGGTGGGGAAAAGGGTCGCCATCATCGGCGCCGGCAACGTCGGCTGCGACGTGGCCTGCGAGGCCTATCGCCTGGGCGCCGAGTCCGTGGTGCTGCTCGATATCCAGAAGCCACTGGCCTTCGGCAAGGAGAAAGCGGCGGCCGAGGCCCTGGGCGCCACCTTCCGCTGGCCGGTGACCACCCGGGAGGTGAACGAGCAAGGCGTGGTCCTGGCCTCCGGCGAGGTCATCCCGGCGGATACCGTCTTCATCTCCATCGGTGACGTGCCGGCCCTGCCCTTCCTGCCGGAGACCGTGGAGTGCATCCGCGGCTGGATCAAGGCCGACGAGGCCGGTCGGACCACGGACGAGAGGATCTTTGCGGTGGGGGACGTGGAGCGGCCGGGCC
Coding sequences within it:
- a CDS encoding FAD-dependent oxidoreductase: MSEITHQPVIVAGRDSQGRRLGSKEFDELVQAAALRTSSLILETYGQHNVGGRMPVDRGQVSIRVRGPVGQRLGSMGQPGTTIVCEGPASDDVGYLNIGADVVVLGDATNGVGNAMAQGRLMIRGSIGARGLTMTKWNPDYTRPELWVLGSVGDTFAEFNCGGVAVVCGVEAKNPANVLGYRPCVGMVGGWIFFRGQTDGSFSRTNVRLATPDDSQWQWLMNELPGYLAAIGRPELLASLSVRSEWQMLIAILPHERALYFSGPMPMAAFRTRIWEPAFGGDPLRDLAPGLDRSPIGTIETGELRRRRPFWANSALAAPCTFYCPVHIPTIDRLRLMREGKTEEAYQLVLQHTPLPASVCGAICPNLCVQNCSRTAVDRGIDVAMLGRAVKDSRPPACLPATGQRVAIIGGGPAGMSAAWHLAQAGITAHIFERDQQLGGKLAQVIPWERLSKAVWEAEIARFLTMPNIEVSFGVSMTREGLEELKRDYAFVIIAVGAHEPRRIPFPGSERVITALDFLKSAKSEQPMAVGKRVAIIGAGNVGCDVACEAYRLGAESVVLLDIQKPLAFGKEKAAAEALGATFRWPVTTREVNEQGVVLASGEVIPADTVFISIGDVPALPFLPETVECIRGWIKADEAGRTTDERIFAVGDVERPGLATNALGAGKRTADYIITALQGREWQPFKTRVVTPDLLTLAHYCPTPVAGSPEDEAERCLSCGTCRDCHLCETICPTQAISRQPGAGSEYRYVSDDARCIACGFCADTCPCGVWTMQPYE